Genomic window (Cyanobacteriota bacterium):
TCTGGCTAATGAACCCGACGTTGCCCCGCTTGGCCATCTGACTTGCAAAGGTAGCATTCAAGCCAGTAATAGGATTTTGAACACCTAAGCAGTTGGGGCCAATTAGATGCATCCGTCCTTGGGCAATTTGCTGGATTTCTGCCTCTAAGCGAATGCCCTCGGCTCCAATCTCCTTGAAGCCAGCAGAGAGAATGATGGCTCCTTTTACCCCTACGTCCACACAATCTTGAATAATGGCAGGTACTCCTGCCGCAGGAATAGCAATCACTGCCAAATCGATAGGTTCTGGTAGGGCTTGGAGACGGTCATAGGCGCGAATTCCCAACACGTTATGTCGTTTGGGGTTCACTGGATAAATTGTGCCTCCAAAGGGGCTACTCAATAGGTTCCAGAGCACAGTGCGTCCTACACTACCATCGCGCTCAGTGGCTCCGATCACAGCTACCGATCGGGGCGAAAAAATTGGTTCTAGGGGATGGCTATTAGTTTTCCACAGGTCAGTAGCTGGATCATAGGGTAGCTGGGTAGATAGGTTACTCATGGTCATAGGCCCCTATGACGTGAGGACAGGATCGGTCTGGTGATACAGGCTGGCATCAAGGCGACAGCCACGGTAGGCCAAGATATACAGTTCTCGCATGTCTTGAATGAGTGGATAGCGGGGATTTGCGCCAGTGCATTGGTCGTCAAAGGCTTGTTCTGCCATAGACTCCAGGTGGTCGTAGAACTCTTGCTCGGTTTCCGACAGGGTTTCACGAATAGTGGCCGGAATCTCTAATTGACGCTTCAGGTCTTCGATCGCTGCAATCAACCGTTCTACCTTCTCGTCGTCCGTATCGCCTCCTAGATGCAAGTAGTCAGCAATTTCTGCGTAGCGATGCTTAGCGTTGGGATAGCGATATTGCGGGAAAATAGCCTGCTTAAACGGTGCATCCGTGGCGTTGTAGCGGATGACATGGCTAATCATCAAGGCATTGGCTAGGCCATGGGGCACGTGGAAAGTTGATCCCAACTTGTGAGCTAGGGAGTGACACACTCCTAAGAAGGCGTTGGCAAAGGCCATACCTGCGATCGTCGCTGCGTAGTGAACTTTTTCCCGTGCCTCTGGATCCTTAGCTCCCTGTTGATAGGCACGGGGCAGGTAAGTGAGCAGCAGCTTGATGGCTTGCAGTGCCAGCCCATCGGTAAAGTCACTGGCCATCACTGACACGTAGGATTCCAGGGCATGGGTGAGGGCATCAATGCCACCGTAGGCTGTCAGGCGCTTCGGCATGTTTAAGGTCAGGTTAGGATCAACAATGGCCATATTGGGGGTAAGGGCATAGTCTGCTAAGGGATATTTGATACCCACGCGATCGTCTGTCACCACTGCAAACGGTGTAACCTCTGACCCTGTTCCTGATGTGGTGGGAATACAGATGAGCTGGGCCTTTTGACCCAAGGTTGGCAACTCATAGACCCGCTTGCGAATATCCATAAATCGCATTGCCAAGCCCTCAAATTCCACCTGTGGCTGCTCATACATCAACCACATCACCTTCGCTGCATCCATCGGCGATCCACCCCCGACGGCAATAATCACATCAGGGTT
Coding sequences:
- a CDS encoding iron-containing alcohol dehydrogenase, producing NPDVIIAVGGGSPMDAAKVMWLMYEQPQVEFEGLAMRFMDIRKRVYELPTLGQKAQLICIPTTSGTGSEVTPFAVVTDDRVGIKYPLADYALTPNMAIVDPNLTLNMPKRLTAYGGIDALTHALESYVSVMASDFTDGLALQAIKLLLTYLPRAYQQGAKDPEAREKVHYAATIAGMAFANAFLGVCHSLAHKLGSTFHVPHGLANALMISHVIRYNATDAPFKQAIFPQYRYPNAKHRYAEIADYLHLGGDTDDEKVERLIAAIEDLKRQLEIPATIRETLSETEQEFYDHLESMAEQAFDDQCTGANPRYPLIQDMRELYILAYRGCRLDASLYHQTDPVLTS